The Bacteroidales bacterium genome includes a region encoding these proteins:
- a CDS encoding FAD:protein FMN transferase has protein sequence MNYIRNFKGWVASIVVLVVFLLIRLFSNDTKEVAYNECVGEKFSTFYSVAYKSSENIDTLIVKLLNECDLSLSPFNKESLLAAINNNDTTVRVDKMLSNVITLSQQVYGATSGAFDPTISPLINAWGFGFKTETIPTDTQVAELKELVGMNKIALTTDGQVVKSNPKITLNFSAIAKGYIVDKVAQLLEDNGVTDYLVNIGGEISCKGVNSRGESWRVGIDKPEESNLGGDILSILQLSDKALATSGNYRKFKVEDNQKVWHIIDPRTGYPTELRVLSATVIANDCATADAYATALMVLGVEEGMRVVESDTTLEAMMICPGDTTHYKVYYSKGFEKYIK, from the coding sequence ATGAACTATATAAGAAACTTTAAAGGATGGGTAGCATCAATAGTGGTATTAGTAGTCTTCTTGCTTATACGGCTATTTTCAAACGATACCAAAGAGGTCGCATACAATGAGTGTGTAGGAGAAAAATTCTCAACCTTTTATAGCGTAGCATATAAATCAAGTGAGAATATTGATACATTAATAGTTAAACTCTTGAACGAGTGCGACCTTTCTCTATCTCCCTTTAATAAAGAATCGCTCCTTGCTGCAATAAATAATAACGACACAACCGTAAGAGTTGATAAAATGTTGAGCAATGTAATAACCCTGTCTCAACAAGTTTACGGAGCAACATCAGGAGCATTTGATCCTACCATTTCACCTCTTATAAATGCGTGGGGATTTGGGTTTAAAACAGAAACAATCCCAACCGATACACAAGTGGCAGAGTTAAAAGAGTTGGTAGGAATGAACAAAATAGCACTAACCACTGATGGACAAGTAGTAAAATCAAACCCTAAAATAACCCTAAACTTTTCTGCAATAGCAAAAGGCTATATAGTTGATAAAGTTGCACAACTCTTAGAGGATAACGGAGTAACCGACTATTTAGTAAACATAGGGGGCGAAATATCGTGCAAAGGAGTAAACTCGCGAGGTGAGAGTTGGAGAGTAGGCATAGATAAACCCGAAGAGAGTAATCTTGGAGGAGATATCCTCTCCATACTACAACTATCCGATAAAGCATTGGCAACATCGGGTAATTACCGAAAATTCAAAGTAGAAGATAACCAAAAAGTGTGGCATATAATTGATCCTCGCACAGGTTACCCAACCGAGTTGCGAGTATTAAGTGCAACCGTAATAGCCAACGATTGTGCAACAGCCGATGCATATGCAACAGCTCTTATGGTACTTGGCGTAGAGGAGGGAATGAGAGTAGTAGAGTCAGACACAACATTAGAGGCAATGATGATATGCCCGGGTGACACAACGCACTATAAAGTATATTACAGTAAAGGATTTGAAAAATATATAAAGTAA
- a CDS encoding S-adenosylmethionine:tRNA ribosyltransferase-isomerase: protein MEQEYKKISMESYDYPLPDERIAKFPLPQRDTSKLLLYKEGAISEDKFNTLPSHLPENSLLIFNNTRVIQARLHFQKESGASIEIFCLEPHTPADYALSFQSTTECIWECLVGNSKKWKEGKLTRTITLDGETVNFSAERIGAGSPQPIRFSWDNPSFTFARLLDEVGELPIPPYLNREAEESDKTTYQTVYSKIEGSVAAPTAGLHFTPQVFDALRESGAETAEVTLHVGVGTFRPVKSDTIGGHDMHTELISVPLEVIEKIATTNRTVIAVGTTSVRTLESLYHIGVALGREPQNPESLKVSQWQPYDCPSEISRSEAFRNIVNYLKKNGLSQLVTSTQIIIVPSYKFRVVDGIITNFHQPKSTLLLLVSAYIGGERWREIYDYALANNFRFLSYGDSSLLLR from the coding sequence ATGGAGCAAGAGTATAAAAAAATATCGATGGAATCGTACGACTATCCGCTACCCGATGAGAGAATAGCAAAATTTCCATTACCCCAACGCGACACTTCAAAACTACTATTATATAAAGAAGGAGCAATATCGGAAGACAAGTTTAACACCCTCCCTTCGCATCTGCCAGAGAACTCTCTTTTGATATTTAATAATACCAGAGTAATACAGGCACGACTACACTTTCAAAAAGAGAGTGGAGCCTCAATAGAGATATTCTGTTTAGAGCCACACACCCCAGCCGATTATGCACTATCGTTTCAATCAACAACCGAATGTATATGGGAGTGTTTGGTTGGAAACTCAAAAAAATGGAAAGAGGGAAAATTAACACGCACTATCACACTTGACGGAGAAACCGTAAATTTCTCAGCCGAACGGATAGGAGCAGGCTCTCCCCAACCCATACGTTTTTCGTGGGATAACCCCTCATTTACTTTTGCTCGATTATTAGATGAGGTAGGCGAATTGCCTATACCTCCGTATCTTAATCGCGAAGCAGAGGAGAGCGACAAAACCACCTATCAAACCGTATATTCAAAAATTGAAGGGTCTGTTGCAGCGCCCACAGCAGGATTGCACTTTACCCCACAGGTGTTTGATGCATTGCGAGAGAGTGGAGCAGAAACCGCCGAAGTAACCTTGCACGTAGGAGTAGGAACATTCCGCCCTGTAAAGAGCGACACCATAGGAGGTCACGATATGCATACCGAATTAATATCAGTGCCCCTCGAAGTAATCGAAAAAATAGCAACAACAAATCGCACCGTAATAGCCGTAGGAACAACATCAGTACGCACCTTAGAGTCGCTATACCATATAGGAGTAGCATTGGGCAGAGAACCACAAAACCCCGAGTCATTAAAGGTGTCACAGTGGCAACCCTATGACTGCCCCTCTGAAATATCACGCTCTGAAGCATTCCGTAATATCGTAAACTATCTAAAGAAAAATGGCTTGTCGCAACTTGTAACCTCAACACAAATAATAATAGTGCCAAGTTATAAATTCAGAGTAGTTGACGGAATAATCACAAATTTTCACCAACCCAAAAGCACCCTGCTATTATTGGTATCGGCCTATATAGGCGGAGAGCGTTGGCGAGAAATTTACGATTACGCCCTTGCAAACAACTTCCGTTTCTTAAGCTACGGCGACTCATCATTGTTGTTAAGGTAA
- a CDS encoding sialate O-acetylesterase, whose product MKVLKRLSVLALSLVISFSVYADRIKVACIGNSVTYGYLLPYREDNSYPTRLQNLLGDNFMVGNFGKSGATLLNRGHCPYMAQDEFKEAMAFKADIAVIHLGLNDTDPRNWPNYSDDFEKDYYALIDSIKSANPKCEVWICKMSPITHEHKRFKSGTRDWYREIQKRIEDIAKIKEVGVIDLQTPLYNIPNMLPDALHPNIDGAKIIARTVYSAITGNYGGLKMSPMYSDNMVLQRNTPLEIKGIANAGDNITVTIAGKKYKTNCGKNGKWSVTIKPLKADTGYVLSVATKEKSLTFSNIAAGEVWLCSGQSNMAFTVGESATAEEDIATADNFNIRLFNMQPTYLTDTSTWSMTFLDSLNRLDYYKPTKWQECNEESVRSFSAVGYHFAKAVSDSLNVPVGVICNAIGGSGAEAWISRDILEMEIPDIFYHWTKSDYIQDWVRERAELNCKLYEIKRQRHPYEPSYLYAVNELWINDFTVKGMLWYQGESNAHNIELHEKLFPMVVESWRKQQNNPEMPFYFVQLSSLNRPSWCSFRNSQRILSETIPNVGMVVSSDKGDSLDVHPKQKKEIGARLARLALNKTYNMKKLTPCGPMIKKVDFKKGAAYPTFEYGKDLRAESGDTILGFEIAGEDKIFYPAIVENNKGELKVWCVEVKEPKYIRYGWQPYTNANLVNGDGLPASTFKY is encoded by the coding sequence ATGAAAGTTTTAAAGAGATTATCAGTTTTGGCATTATCGCTTGTAATATCTTTTTCGGTATATGCCGACAGAATTAAAGTTGCCTGTATTGGTAATAGTGTTACATACGGATACCTCCTCCCATACAGAGAGGATAACTCCTATCCTACTCGATTGCAAAATCTACTGGGAGATAACTTTATGGTTGGCAACTTTGGTAAGAGTGGTGCTACACTATTAAATAGAGGCCACTGTCCATATATGGCACAAGATGAATTTAAAGAGGCTATGGCATTTAAGGCTGATATTGCCGTTATTCACTTAGGATTAAACGATACAGACCCTCGCAATTGGCCTAATTATAGTGATGATTTTGAAAAAGATTATTACGCTTTAATTGACTCTATAAAGAGTGCTAATCCTAAATGTGAGGTTTGGATTTGTAAGATGTCGCCAATAACTCACGAACATAAGAGATTTAAATCGGGCACTCGCGATTGGTACAGAGAGATTCAAAAACGAATAGAGGATATTGCCAAGATTAAAGAGGTGGGGGTAATTGACCTTCAAACTCCTCTTTACAACATTCCAAATATGTTACCCGATGCTCTACATCCAAACATTGATGGAGCCAAGATTATTGCAAGAACTGTATATTCGGCTATTACTGGTAATTATGGAGGATTAAAAATGTCTCCTATGTACTCAGACAATATGGTATTGCAACGTAACACTCCTCTTGAGATTAAGGGTATTGCAAATGCTGGGGATAATATAACTGTTACAATAGCAGGTAAAAAATACAAAACCAATTGTGGTAAAAATGGTAAATGGAGTGTTACAATAAAACCATTAAAAGCAGATACAGGATATGTTCTTTCAGTTGCTACCAAAGAGAAGAGTTTAACTTTCTCAAATATTGCTGCCGGAGAGGTGTGGTTGTGTTCAGGACAATCGAATATGGCATTTACTGTTGGTGAGAGTGCAACTGCAGAAGAGGATATTGCTACTGCCGACAACTTTAATATCCGTCTCTTTAATATGCAACCTACATACTTAACTGATACTTCTACTTGGAGTATGACTTTCCTTGATTCGCTTAACCGATTGGACTACTACAAACCTACTAAGTGGCAAGAGTGTAACGAAGAGAGTGTGAGATCATTCTCGGCAGTTGGTTACCATTTTGCCAAAGCAGTGTCAGATTCATTGAATGTTCCTGTTGGTGTGATATGCAATGCTATAGGAGGCTCAGGTGCTGAGGCGTGGATAAGCAGAGATATTCTTGAAATGGAGATTCCCGATATATTCTATCACTGGACCAAGAGTGATTACATTCAGGATTGGGTTAGAGAGAGAGCAGAACTCAACTGTAAACTTTACGAGATTAAGAGACAACGCCACCCATACGAGCCATCGTACCTATATGCTGTAAATGAACTATGGATTAACGATTTCACCGTAAAAGGTATGCTTTGGTATCAGGGCGAGAGTAATGCTCATAATATTGAGTTACATGAAAAACTATTCCCTATGGTTGTTGAGAGTTGGCGTAAACAGCAGAACAACCCCGAAATGCCATTCTACTTTGTGCAACTATCAAGCCTAAACCGCCCATCGTGGTGTAGTTTCCGCAATAGTCAACGTATATTGAGCGAGACTATCCCTAATGTAGGGATGGTGGTTTCATCGGATAAAGGAGATTCTCTTGATGTTCATCCTAAACAAAAGAAGGAGATTGGTGCAAGACTTGCCCGTTTGGCTCTTAATAAAACATATAATATGAAGAAGTTGACTCCTTGCGGTCCTATGATTAAGAAAGTTGACTTTAAAAAGGGTGCTGCATACCCAACATTTGAGTATGGCAAGGATTTAAGAGCAGAAAGTGGCGATACCATATTAGGTTTTGAAATTGCTGGAGAGGATAAGATATTCTACCCTGCTATTGTTGAGAACAACAAAGGTGAACTTAAAGTGTGGTGTGTAGAGGTTAAAGAGCCTAAATATATCCGCTACGGATGGCAACCATACACCAACGCAAACCTTGTTAATGGTGACGGACTTCCCGCAAGTACGTTTAAGTATTAA
- the argH gene encoding argininosuccinate lyase, whose amino-acid sequence MAEKLWQKTTIVNSEIERYTVGLDRELDLFLAPFDVLGSIAHITMLESIGLLTESELKTLTTELKNIYKTTQDGSFVIEEGIEDVHSQVELLLTRKLGDIGKKIHSGRSRNDQVLVDLKLFMRSEIKEIVSLCDKLFKTLIAQSENYKEVLMPGYTHLQVAMPSSFGLWFGAYAESIVDDLNVLQAAYKVVNRNPLGSAAGYGSSFPLNRTMTTNLLGFDSMNYNVVYAQMSRGKTERIVATAMASIAATISKLAFDACMFNSQNFGFIRLPDEYTTGSSIMPHKKNPDVFELTRAKCNKLQALPYQITLIANNLPSGYFRDMQLIKESFLPAFAELKDCLIMTTEMVRLIEIKEDIIEDDRYKYAFSVEEVNRRAKEGTPFRDAYKQVGIEIEQGCFTPNKNICHTHEGSIGNLCNDKIVELEESIIKGFAFDKYEKAQEELLK is encoded by the coding sequence ATGGCAGAGAAACTTTGGCAGAAAACCACTATTGTTAACTCAGAGATTGAGCGTTACACTGTTGGTCTGGATAGAGAGTTAGACCTGTTTCTTGCTCCATTTGATGTACTTGGCTCTATTGCACACATAACTATGTTGGAGTCTATTGGTCTACTTACTGAGAGCGAACTTAAAACTTTAACTACTGAGTTAAAAAACATATACAAAACTACTCAAGATGGCTCATTTGTAATTGAAGAGGGTATTGAGGATGTTCACTCGCAAGTTGAACTCTTGTTAACTCGCAAACTTGGAGATATTGGCAAGAAGATTCATAGTGGACGTTCGCGTAACGACCAAGTTTTGGTTGACCTTAAACTCTTTATGCGTAGCGAAATTAAAGAGATTGTCTCTCTTTGCGACAAACTTTTTAAGACTCTTATTGCTCAAAGTGAGAACTACAAAGAGGTGCTTATGCCCGGATATACTCACTTGCAAGTTGCTATGCCATCTTCGTTTGGTTTGTGGTTTGGTGCATACGCAGAGAGTATTGTTGATGACCTTAACGTGCTACAAGCAGCATATAAGGTTGTTAACCGTAACCCTCTTGGTTCAGCCGCTGGTTATGGCTCTTCGTTCCCACTGAACAGAACTATGACTACAAACCTTTTAGGGTTTGACTCAATGAACTACAACGTGGTTTATGCTCAAATGAGTAGAGGTAAAACAGAACGTATTGTTGCTACTGCTATGGCTTCTATTGCCGCAACTATCTCAAAACTTGCTTTTGATGCGTGTATGTTCAACTCTCAAAACTTTGGTTTTATTCGTCTTCCTGATGAATACACAACAGGCTCGAGCATTATGCCTCACAAAAAGAATCCTGATGTGTTTGAGTTGACTCGTGCCAAATGCAACAAACTTCAAGCATTGCCTTATCAGATTACTCTGATTGCAAATAACCTGCCTTCGGGCTACTTCCGCGATATGCAACTTATTAAGGAGTCGTTCCTTCCTGCTTTTGCTGAACTTAAAGATTGCTTGATTATGACAACTGAAATGGTTAGATTAATTGAGATTAAAGAGGATATTATTGAGGATGACCGTTATAAATATGCTTTCAGTGTGGAAGAGGTAAACCGCAGAGCAAAAGAGGGAACTCCTTTCCGCGATGCCTACAAGCAGGTGGGTATTGAGATTGAACAAGGGTGCTTTACCCCAAATAAAAATATTTGCCACACCCACGAAGGCAGTATAGGCAACTTATGCAACGACAAAATTGTTGAGTTAGAGGAGAGCATCATCAAAGGTTTTGCTTTTGACAAATACGAAAAGGCTCAAGAGGAGTTGCTAAAATAG
- a CDS encoding SRPBCC family protein, with protein MSKYESSVKSVNSPVDAIYNTLSDLNNIERVKDRIPADKVKDIKFDRDSCSLRVDPVGEVKFIICDREENKTVKFTAENSPLPVFIWIQMLPVTETTSKIKVTCHLELNMFLRGMVGNKIKEGIERIADTLAAINY; from the coding sequence ATAAGTAAATACGAAAGTTCTGTAAAAAGTGTAAACTCTCCTGTTGACGCAATTTATAACACCCTCTCTGACTTAAACAATATTGAGAGGGTTAAGGATAGAATCCCTGCAGACAAAGTTAAAGATATTAAATTTGACAGAGATAGTTGTTCGCTAAGGGTTGATCCTGTTGGAGAAGTTAAGTTTATAATCTGCGACAGAGAAGAGAATAAGACAGTTAAATTTACTGCCGAAAACTCTCCTCTACCTGTATTTATATGGATTCAGATGTTGCCTGTTACTGAAACTACTTCAAAAATCAAGGTTACATGCCACTTGGAACTTAATATGTTCTTACGCGGTATGGTGGGTAACAAAATTAAAGAGGGTATTGAGAGAATTGCAGATACTTTGGCTGCTATAAACTATTAA
- a CDS encoding orotate phosphoribosyltransferase, with protein sequence MNSVDKLLAKKLLGISAVKLQPKNPFTWASGWKSPIYTDNRKTLSFPDVRTFVKIELSRLIAEKFEEFDVIAGVATGAIAQGAMIADELGMPYVYIRSAAKDHGMGNLIEGDIKPGQKVVVVEDLISTGGSSLKAVEAVRQAGCEVVGMVAIFTYGFPLAEEKFKEAGVTLYTLSNYNAVLEAAAETGYINSEDIETLKVWRENPSQWMQE encoded by the coding sequence ATGAATTCAGTTGACAAATTATTGGCTAAAAAGTTATTAGGTATCAGTGCAGTTAAACTTCAACCTAAAAATCCTTTTACTTGGGCTTCGGGATGGAAATCTCCAATCTACACAGACAATAGAAAAACTTTATCGTTCCCTGATGTTAGAACTTTTGTTAAGATTGAACTTTCTCGCCTTATTGCCGAGAAATTTGAAGAGTTTGATGTTATTGCTGGTGTAGCAACTGGTGCTATTGCTCAAGGTGCTATGATTGCTGATGAACTTGGCATGCCTTATGTTTATATCCGTTCCGCAGCCAAAGATCATGGTATGGGTAACTTAATTGAGGGCGACATTAAACCTGGTCAAAAAGTTGTTGTTGTGGAAGACCTTATTTCAACCGGAGGTAGTAGTTTGAAGGCTGTTGAGGCTGTTCGCCAAGCAGGTTGCGAGGTTGTTGGTATGGTCGCTATCTTTACATATGGTTTCCCTCTTGCTGAAGAGAAATTTAAAGAGGCTGGTGTTACTCTTTATACTTTGAGCAACTACAACGCTGTATTGGAGGCTGCTGCTGAAACTGGTTATATCAACAGCGAGGATATTGAGACTCTTAAAGTCTGGAGAGAGAATCCATCACAATGGATGCAAGAATAA
- a CDS encoding ComF family protein, producing the protein MEKIREVISAIVDLFYPRLCLVCGTALTSSEKHICTSCIASIPRTNFHTAMRNIAEESFAGKAYAKSVYSWFFHSHESEFAKLIYNFKYRGNYNLAEYLGEMYAKELLVDNITLKFDYIIPVPLHPKRKKSRGYNQSFYIAKGISNVFGGVVREDILSRKSETESQTKKMRFDRWENIKDAFETTPATRDDIEKEILIVDDVTTTGATIAACIISLREGGYKNISVLTLAYANK; encoded by the coding sequence ATGGAAAAGATAAGAGAGGTTATATCGGCGATTGTGGATCTGTTCTACCCCAGACTGTGTTTGGTTTGCGGTACTGCTCTTACAAGTAGCGAGAAGCATATTTGCACTTCGTGTATTGCCTCTATACCTCGCACAAATTTTCATACTGCAATGAGAAATATTGCGGAAGAGTCATTTGCCGGCAAGGCTTATGCAAAGAGTGTATATTCATGGTTTTTTCACTCTCACGAAAGCGAATTTGCTAAACTTATTTACAACTTCAAATATAGAGGCAATTACAATCTGGCAGAATATTTAGGTGAGATGTACGCCAAAGAACTTTTGGTTGATAATATAACTCTGAAATTTGACTACATAATACCTGTTCCACTACACCCTAAGCGTAAAAAGAGCAGAGGGTATAACCAAAGTTTTTATATCGCAAAGGGTATTAGCAATGTATTTGGTGGTGTTGTAAGAGAGGATATTTTATCGAGAAAGAGCGAGACGGAGTCTCAAACCAAAAAGATGAGATTTGATCGCTGGGAAAATATTAAAGATGCTTTTGAGACTACTCCTGCTACACGTGATGATATAGAGAAAGAGATTCTTATTGTGGATGATGTCACCACAACTGGTGCTACTATTGCCGCTTGTATAATCTCTTTGCGTGAGGGTGGGTACAAAAATATATCGGTACTTACTTTGGCGTATGCTAATAAATAG
- a CDS encoding RecX family transcriptional regulator, with the protein MYEDIEKAKRSIEKEEALNKCCMICSKAEYSIWDIREKLRKWGIDCDTQNGIIEYLCDNNFINEGRYAECFVSEKFRLSHWGRIKIGYALRQKKVAEEYISSAMDVIDDVQYFEILKQLILSKSKGDISDFKKRASVYNFALSRGFEADLINKAFREISNE; encoded by the coding sequence ATGTACGAAGATATAGAGAAAGCTAAGCGAAGTATAGAGAAGGAGGAGGCTTTAAATAAATGCTGTATGATTTGTTCTAAGGCTGAATACTCTATTTGGGATATCAGAGAAAAACTCCGCAAATGGGGGATTGATTGCGACACCCAGAACGGAATAATAGAATATCTTTGCGATAATAACTTTATAAACGAAGGGCGATACGCTGAGTGTTTTGTTTCGGAAAAATTTAGATTAAGCCACTGGGGACGTATTAAGATTGGTTATGCTCTAAGACAAAAAAAGGTTGCAGAAGAGTATATATCTTCGGCTATGGACGTTATTGATGATGTGCAATATTTTGAGATACTTAAACAACTTATATTAAGTAAAAGCAAAGGCGATATCTCGGACTTTAAAAAGAGGGCATCGGTCTATAATTTTGCTTTATCAAGAGGGTTTGAAGCGGATCTTATAAACAAAGCGTTCAGGGAAATTAGTAATGAGTAG